A region of Pseudopipra pipra isolate bDixPip1 chromosome 10, bDixPip1.hap1, whole genome shotgun sequence DNA encodes the following proteins:
- the PHC3 gene encoding polyhomeotic-like protein 3 isoform X1, with protein MENEPNTTTCSAPTTTVATTSTSRTALPQISVYSGSDRHAVQVIQQALHRPPSSAAQYLQQMYAAQQQHLMLQTAALQQQHLSSTQFQSLATVPQASLSGGRQCTSPPGSVTQQSSMSQTSINLSTSPTPAQIISRSQTSNTTSSSITQQTMLLGSTSPTLSASQAQMYLRAQMLIFTPATTVAAVQSDIPVVSSSSSSSCQSAATQVQNLTLRSQKLGVLSSSQNGPPKSSSQTQSLSLCPNKPVTISKGSQPDPSESNRKGESPTPECRSTPVTRTSSIHHLITPASYSPLQPHSLVKHQQIPLHSPPPKISHHQLILQQQQQVQPIALQTPSGQEPPPSQHCLPLPSHGLPPAPSSVPSHCSPIHIHPPPLTLSPSPSQSAQQSVVVSPPPSHSPSQSPTIIIHPQALIQSQANSLVPAALQPEPAAPPPAPSTPVRPVAQPLNLPPHLPLPPSPAVHIGAVEQPGLVSPGQQLVPSTPHQQYPALQSAPIPLAAPPQLSASSTQIQPLPLQSVQSLQVQPEILSQGQVLVQNTLVSEEELPAAEALVQLPFQTLPPPQTVAVNLQVQPSVPIETPVIYQVENVCEEEMPEDSDCVHMARTPTPPTLSPPAITLGNGEALNSDDPLSEHGGLPSVTSSVSASVIKSPSDPSHASIPPPPLLLPAATTRSNSTSMPNSIPSLENKPPQAIVKPQILTHVIEGFVIQEGLEPFPVSRSSLLVEQPAEKRLLVEGQIMSVVCVESDLQNTKHADNSSDTEIEDMIAEEGLDEIENELLKCEFCGKMGYPNKFLRSKRFCSTSCAKRHSLSCTKKFGLFTSDKTSRWNRKSDSQSLGRRGRRPSGPEGASREHFLRQLPITYPSAEEELAPHEDAVPTAMTTRLRRQSERERERELRELRIRKMPESIDLLPVVQTDPSVWTVDEVWAFIHSLPGCQDIADEFRAQEIDGQALLLLKEDHLMSAMNIKLGPALKICARINSLKES; from the exons ATGGAGAATGAACCAAACACAACAACATGTTCTGCACCTACAACGACTGTCGccaccacctccacctcccGGACTGCGCTCCCACAGATCTCCGTCTACAGCGGCTCCGACAGACATGCTGTCCAG GTTATTCAGCAGGCCTTGCATCGTCCTCCTAGCTCAGCTGCTCAGTACCTCCAGCAGATGTATGCAGCCCAACAGCAGCATCTAATGCTGCagactgctgctctgcagcagcagcacttaaGCAGTACCCAATTTCAGAGTCTGGCAACTGTTCCACAG GCAAGCCTGTCAGGTGGGAGGCAATGTACTTCCCCCCCTGGGAGTGTCACTCAGCAGTCAAGCATGTCGCAGACCTCG aTTAACCTCTCCACCTCTCCCACACCTGCACAGATAATAAGCCGTTCTCAGACCTCcaacaccaccagcagcagcatcacccaGCAGACGATGTTGCTGGGCAGCACCTCTCCCACCCTGAGTGCAAGCCAGGCTCAAATGTACCTACGAGCTCAGATG CTTATTTTTACTCCTGCGACCACTGTGGCTGCTGTCCAGTCTGACATTCCTGTTGTCTCATCATCCTCCTCATCTTCCTGTCAGTCTGCAGCTACTCAG GTTCAGAACTTGACGTTGCGCAGTCAGAAGCTGGGTGTGCTGTCAAGTTCCCAGAATGGCCCACCAAAGAGCAGCAGTCAAACCCAGTCATTGTCCCTGTGCCCGAATAAACCTGTCACCATTTCCAAGGGCAGCCAACCAGATCCCTCAGAAAGCAATAGGAAAGGCGAGAGCCCAACCCCGGAGTGCCGGAGCACGCCGGTCACACGGACATCCAGCATACACCACTTAATAACACCAG CTTCATATTCTCCATTGCAACCTCATTCTCTAGTAAAGCATCAGCAGATCCCACTTCATTCACCACCTCCAAAGATTTCCCATCATCAGCTGAtattgcagcagcagcagcaagtccaGCCGATCGCACTCCAGACTCCTTCGGGCCAGGAGCCGCCTCCATCCCAGCACTGTCTGCCCCTCCCGAGCCACGGGCTTCCTCCggctcccagcagtgtcccGTCCCACTGCTCGCCGATCCACATCCATCCTCCGCCTCTGACGCTctctcccagcccatcccagtcagcGCAGCAGTCGGTGGTGGTGTCCCCTCCGCCGTCGCACTCCCCGAGTCAGTCCCCCACCATAATTATTCACCCCCAAGCCCTTATCCAGTCCCAGGCGAACTCCCTGGTGCCGGCGGCGCTGCAGCCGGAGCCGGCGGCTCCTCCGCCCGCTCCCAGCACCCCGGTGCGCCCGGTGGCGCAGCCGCTCAACCTCCCGCCGCAcctcccgctgccgccctcgcCCGCCGTGCACATCGGGGCGGTGGAGCAGCCCGGCCTGGTGTCCCCGGGACAGCAGCTCGTGCCCTCCACGCCACACCAGCAATATCCCGCCCTGCAGTCCGCTCCCATCCCTCtggctgctcctccccagctctcgGCATCGTCCACCCAGATTCAGCCGCTGCCCTTGCAGTCTGTGCAGTCTTTACAAGTGCAGCCTGAAATTCTGTCCCAGGGGCAGGTTTTGGTTCAAAACACTTTGGTTTCTGAGGAAGAACTTCCTGCTGCAGAAGCTCTGGTCCAGCTGCCATTTCAAACTCTTCCACCACCACAGACTGTCGCAGTAAATCTGCAGGTCCAGCCATCGGTTCCCATTGAAACTCCAGTG ATTTACCAAGTGGAGAATGTGTGTGAAGAAGAGATGCCCGAGGACTCGGATTGTGTGCACATGGCGAGGACACCTACACCACCCACCTTGTCTCCACCAGCCATAACCTTGGGGAATGGAGAGGCCCTTAATTCAGATGATCCTTTGTCAG AACATGGGGGACTGCCTTCAGTGACATCATCAGTCAGTGCCTCAGTAATTAAATCTCCATCTGATCCTTCACATGCCTCTATTCCACCACCACCTCTTTTGCTTCCAGCAGCAACAACAAGGAGCAACAGCACCTCAATGCCCAACAGCATTCCTAGCCTAGAAAATAAACCTCCACAGGCTATTGTTAAACCCCAGATCCTGACCCATGTCATCGAAGGCTTTGTGATTCAGGAGGGGTTGGAGCCATTCCCT GTCAGTCGTTCATCTTTGCTGGTGGAACAGCCTGCAGAAAAAAGGTTGCTGGTGGAGGGTCAGATCATGAGTGTTGTGTGTGTGGAGTCAGACTTGCAGAACACGAAACATGCAGACAACTCATCGGACACAGAGATCGAGGATATGATTGCAGaag AGGGACTGGATGAAATCGAAAATGAACTTCTGAAGTGTGAATTTTGTGGGAAAATGGGATATCCCAATAAGTTTCTACGATCAAAAAGATTCTGCTCCACATCCTGTGCCAAAAG GCACAGCCTTAGTTgcactaagaaatttgggctgTTTACATCAGACAAGACCAGTCGTTGGAATCGGAAGTCAGATAGCCAAAGTCTTGGGCGACGCGGGCGTCGGCCGAGCGGCCCTGAGGGGGCGTCACGAGAGCATTTTCTTAGACAG CTTCCAATTACTTATCCATCTGCAGAAGAGGAGCTGGCTCCTCACGAAGACGCTGTTCCAACGGCCATGACCACGCGGCTGCGGAGGCAGAGTGAGAGGGAGAGGGAAcgggagctgagggagctgaggatCCGGAAAATGCCAGAGAGCATCGACCTGTTGCCAGTGGTGCAAACTGACCCCTCAGTGTGGACTGTGGATGAAGTTTGGGCCTTTATCCATTCTTTGCCTG GTTGTCAAGATATTGCAGATGAATTTAGAGCACAAGAAATTGATGGACAAGCTCTCCTTTTGTTGAAGGAGGATCACCTAATGAGTGCAATGAATATTAAGCTTGGACCTGCATTGAAAATCTGTGCACGTATCAATTCCTTGAAGGAATCCTAG
- the PHC3 gene encoding polyhomeotic-like protein 3 isoform X7: MENEPNTTTCSAPTTTVATTSTSRTALPQISVYSGSDRHAVQINLSTSPTPAQIISRSQTSNTTSSSITQQTMLLGSTSPTLSASQAQMYLRAQMLIFTPATTVAAVQSDIPVVSSSSSSSCQSAATQVQNLTLRSQKLGVLSSSQNGPPKSSSQTQSLSLCPNKPVTISKGSQPDPSESNRKGESPTPECRSTPVTRTSSIHHLITPASYSPLQPHSLVKHQQIPLHSPPPKISHHQLILQQQQQVQPIALQTPSGQEPPPSQHCLPLPSHGLPPAPSSVPSHCSPIHIHPPPLTLSPSPSQSAQQSVVVSPPPSHSPSQSPTIIIHPQALIQSQANSLVPAALQPEPAAPPPAPSTPVRPVAQPLNLPPHLPLPPSPAVHIGAVEQPGLVSPGQQLVPSTPHQQYPALQSAPIPLAAPPQLSASSTQIQPLPLQSVQSLQVQPEILSQGQVLVQNTLVSEEELPAAEALVQLPFQTLPPPQTVAVNLQVQPSVPIETPVIYQVENVCEEEMPEDSDCVHMARTPTPPTLSPPAITLGNGEALNSDDPLSEHGGLPSVTSSVSASVIKSPSDPSHASIPPPPLLLPAATTRSNSTSMPNSIPSLENKPPQAIVKPQILTHVIEGFVIQEGLEPFPVSRSSLLVEQPAEKRLLVEGQIMSVVCVESDLQNTKHADNSSDTEIEDMIAEEGLDEIENELLKCEFCGKMGYPNKFLRSKRFCSTSCAKRHSLSCTKKFGLFTSDKTSRWNRKSDSQSLGRRGRRPSGPEGASREHFLRQLPITYPSAEEELAPHEDAVPTAMTTRLRRQSERERERELRELRIRKMPESIDLLPVVQTDPSVWTVDEVWAFIHSLPGCQDIADEFRAQEIDGQALLLLKEDHLMSAMNIKLGPALKICARINSLKES; the protein is encoded by the exons ATGGAGAATGAACCAAACACAACAACATGTTCTGCACCTACAACGACTGTCGccaccacctccacctcccGGACTGCGCTCCCACAGATCTCCGTCTACAGCGGCTCCGACAGACATGCTGTCCAG aTTAACCTCTCCACCTCTCCCACACCTGCACAGATAATAAGCCGTTCTCAGACCTCcaacaccaccagcagcagcatcacccaGCAGACGATGTTGCTGGGCAGCACCTCTCCCACCCTGAGTGCAAGCCAGGCTCAAATGTACCTACGAGCTCAGATG CTTATTTTTACTCCTGCGACCACTGTGGCTGCTGTCCAGTCTGACATTCCTGTTGTCTCATCATCCTCCTCATCTTCCTGTCAGTCTGCAGCTACTCAG GTTCAGAACTTGACGTTGCGCAGTCAGAAGCTGGGTGTGCTGTCAAGTTCCCAGAATGGCCCACCAAAGAGCAGCAGTCAAACCCAGTCATTGTCCCTGTGCCCGAATAAACCTGTCACCATTTCCAAGGGCAGCCAACCAGATCCCTCAGAAAGCAATAGGAAAGGCGAGAGCCCAACCCCGGAGTGCCGGAGCACGCCGGTCACACGGACATCCAGCATACACCACTTAATAACACCAG CTTCATATTCTCCATTGCAACCTCATTCTCTAGTAAAGCATCAGCAGATCCCACTTCATTCACCACCTCCAAAGATTTCCCATCATCAGCTGAtattgcagcagcagcagcaagtccaGCCGATCGCACTCCAGACTCCTTCGGGCCAGGAGCCGCCTCCATCCCAGCACTGTCTGCCCCTCCCGAGCCACGGGCTTCCTCCggctcccagcagtgtcccGTCCCACTGCTCGCCGATCCACATCCATCCTCCGCCTCTGACGCTctctcccagcccatcccagtcagcGCAGCAGTCGGTGGTGGTGTCCCCTCCGCCGTCGCACTCCCCGAGTCAGTCCCCCACCATAATTATTCACCCCCAAGCCCTTATCCAGTCCCAGGCGAACTCCCTGGTGCCGGCGGCGCTGCAGCCGGAGCCGGCGGCTCCTCCGCCCGCTCCCAGCACCCCGGTGCGCCCGGTGGCGCAGCCGCTCAACCTCCCGCCGCAcctcccgctgccgccctcgcCCGCCGTGCACATCGGGGCGGTGGAGCAGCCCGGCCTGGTGTCCCCGGGACAGCAGCTCGTGCCCTCCACGCCACACCAGCAATATCCCGCCCTGCAGTCCGCTCCCATCCCTCtggctgctcctccccagctctcgGCATCGTCCACCCAGATTCAGCCGCTGCCCTTGCAGTCTGTGCAGTCTTTACAAGTGCAGCCTGAAATTCTGTCCCAGGGGCAGGTTTTGGTTCAAAACACTTTGGTTTCTGAGGAAGAACTTCCTGCTGCAGAAGCTCTGGTCCAGCTGCCATTTCAAACTCTTCCACCACCACAGACTGTCGCAGTAAATCTGCAGGTCCAGCCATCGGTTCCCATTGAAACTCCAGTG ATTTACCAAGTGGAGAATGTGTGTGAAGAAGAGATGCCCGAGGACTCGGATTGTGTGCACATGGCGAGGACACCTACACCACCCACCTTGTCTCCACCAGCCATAACCTTGGGGAATGGAGAGGCCCTTAATTCAGATGATCCTTTGTCAG AACATGGGGGACTGCCTTCAGTGACATCATCAGTCAGTGCCTCAGTAATTAAATCTCCATCTGATCCTTCACATGCCTCTATTCCACCACCACCTCTTTTGCTTCCAGCAGCAACAACAAGGAGCAACAGCACCTCAATGCCCAACAGCATTCCTAGCCTAGAAAATAAACCTCCACAGGCTATTGTTAAACCCCAGATCCTGACCCATGTCATCGAAGGCTTTGTGATTCAGGAGGGGTTGGAGCCATTCCCT GTCAGTCGTTCATCTTTGCTGGTGGAACAGCCTGCAGAAAAAAGGTTGCTGGTGGAGGGTCAGATCATGAGTGTTGTGTGTGTGGAGTCAGACTTGCAGAACACGAAACATGCAGACAACTCATCGGACACAGAGATCGAGGATATGATTGCAGaag AGGGACTGGATGAAATCGAAAATGAACTTCTGAAGTGTGAATTTTGTGGGAAAATGGGATATCCCAATAAGTTTCTACGATCAAAAAGATTCTGCTCCACATCCTGTGCCAAAAG GCACAGCCTTAGTTgcactaagaaatttgggctgTTTACATCAGACAAGACCAGTCGTTGGAATCGGAAGTCAGATAGCCAAAGTCTTGGGCGACGCGGGCGTCGGCCGAGCGGCCCTGAGGGGGCGTCACGAGAGCATTTTCTTAGACAG CTTCCAATTACTTATCCATCTGCAGAAGAGGAGCTGGCTCCTCACGAAGACGCTGTTCCAACGGCCATGACCACGCGGCTGCGGAGGCAGAGTGAGAGGGAGAGGGAAcgggagctgagggagctgaggatCCGGAAAATGCCAGAGAGCATCGACCTGTTGCCAGTGGTGCAAACTGACCCCTCAGTGTGGACTGTGGATGAAGTTTGGGCCTTTATCCATTCTTTGCCTG GTTGTCAAGATATTGCAGATGAATTTAGAGCACAAGAAATTGATGGACAAGCTCTCCTTTTGTTGAAGGAGGATCACCTAATGAGTGCAATGAATATTAAGCTTGGACCTGCATTGAAAATCTGTGCACGTATCAATTCCTTGAAGGAATCCTAG
- the PHC3 gene encoding polyhomeotic-like protein 3 isoform X5, giving the protein MENEPNTTTCSAPTTTVATTSTSRTALPQISVYSGSDRHAVQASLSGGRQCTSPPGSVTQQSSMSQTSINLSTSPTPAQIISRSQTSNTTSSSITQQTMLLGSTSPTLSASQAQMYLRAQMLIFTPATTVAAVQSDIPVVSSSSSSSCQSAATQVQNLTLRSQKLGVLSSSQNGPPKSSSQTQSLSLCPNKPVTISKGSQPDPSESNRKGESPTPECRSTPVTRTSSIHHLITPASYSPLQPHSLVKHQQIPLHSPPPKISHHQLILQQQQQVQPIALQTPSGQEPPPSQHCLPLPSHGLPPAPSSVPSHCSPIHIHPPPLTLSPSPSQSAQQSVVVSPPPSHSPSQSPTIIIHPQALIQSQANSLVPAALQPEPAAPPPAPSTPVRPVAQPLNLPPHLPLPPSPAVHIGAVEQPGLVSPGQQLVPSTPHQQYPALQSAPIPLAAPPQLSASSTQIQPLPLQSVQSLQVQPEILSQGQVLVQNTLVSEEELPAAEALVQLPFQTLPPPQTVAVNLQVQPSVPIETPVIYQVENVCEEEMPEDSDCVHMARTPTPPTLSPPAITLGNGEALNSDDPLSEHGGLPSVTSSVSASVIKSPSDPSHASIPPPPLLLPAATTRSNSTSMPNSIPSLENKPPQAIVKPQILTHVIEGFVIQEGLEPFPVSRSSLLVEQPAEKRLLVEGQIMSVVCVESDLQNTKHADNSSDTEIEDMIAEEGLDEIENELLKCEFCGKMGYPNKFLRSKRFCSTSCAKRHSLSCTKKFGLFTSDKTSRWNRKSDSQSLGRRGRRPSGPEGASREHFLRQLPITYPSAEEELAPHEDAVPTAMTTRLRRQSERERERELRELRIRKMPESIDLLPVVQTDPSVWTVDEVWAFIHSLPGCQDIADEFRAQEIDGQALLLLKEDHLMSAMNIKLGPALKICARINSLKES; this is encoded by the exons ATGGAGAATGAACCAAACACAACAACATGTTCTGCACCTACAACGACTGTCGccaccacctccacctcccGGACTGCGCTCCCACAGATCTCCGTCTACAGCGGCTCCGACAGACATGCTGTCCAG GCAAGCCTGTCAGGTGGGAGGCAATGTACTTCCCCCCCTGGGAGTGTCACTCAGCAGTCAAGCATGTCGCAGACCTCG aTTAACCTCTCCACCTCTCCCACACCTGCACAGATAATAAGCCGTTCTCAGACCTCcaacaccaccagcagcagcatcacccaGCAGACGATGTTGCTGGGCAGCACCTCTCCCACCCTGAGTGCAAGCCAGGCTCAAATGTACCTACGAGCTCAGATG CTTATTTTTACTCCTGCGACCACTGTGGCTGCTGTCCAGTCTGACATTCCTGTTGTCTCATCATCCTCCTCATCTTCCTGTCAGTCTGCAGCTACTCAG GTTCAGAACTTGACGTTGCGCAGTCAGAAGCTGGGTGTGCTGTCAAGTTCCCAGAATGGCCCACCAAAGAGCAGCAGTCAAACCCAGTCATTGTCCCTGTGCCCGAATAAACCTGTCACCATTTCCAAGGGCAGCCAACCAGATCCCTCAGAAAGCAATAGGAAAGGCGAGAGCCCAACCCCGGAGTGCCGGAGCACGCCGGTCACACGGACATCCAGCATACACCACTTAATAACACCAG CTTCATATTCTCCATTGCAACCTCATTCTCTAGTAAAGCATCAGCAGATCCCACTTCATTCACCACCTCCAAAGATTTCCCATCATCAGCTGAtattgcagcagcagcagcaagtccaGCCGATCGCACTCCAGACTCCTTCGGGCCAGGAGCCGCCTCCATCCCAGCACTGTCTGCCCCTCCCGAGCCACGGGCTTCCTCCggctcccagcagtgtcccGTCCCACTGCTCGCCGATCCACATCCATCCTCCGCCTCTGACGCTctctcccagcccatcccagtcagcGCAGCAGTCGGTGGTGGTGTCCCCTCCGCCGTCGCACTCCCCGAGTCAGTCCCCCACCATAATTATTCACCCCCAAGCCCTTATCCAGTCCCAGGCGAACTCCCTGGTGCCGGCGGCGCTGCAGCCGGAGCCGGCGGCTCCTCCGCCCGCTCCCAGCACCCCGGTGCGCCCGGTGGCGCAGCCGCTCAACCTCCCGCCGCAcctcccgctgccgccctcgcCCGCCGTGCACATCGGGGCGGTGGAGCAGCCCGGCCTGGTGTCCCCGGGACAGCAGCTCGTGCCCTCCACGCCACACCAGCAATATCCCGCCCTGCAGTCCGCTCCCATCCCTCtggctgctcctccccagctctcgGCATCGTCCACCCAGATTCAGCCGCTGCCCTTGCAGTCTGTGCAGTCTTTACAAGTGCAGCCTGAAATTCTGTCCCAGGGGCAGGTTTTGGTTCAAAACACTTTGGTTTCTGAGGAAGAACTTCCTGCTGCAGAAGCTCTGGTCCAGCTGCCATTTCAAACTCTTCCACCACCACAGACTGTCGCAGTAAATCTGCAGGTCCAGCCATCGGTTCCCATTGAAACTCCAGTG ATTTACCAAGTGGAGAATGTGTGTGAAGAAGAGATGCCCGAGGACTCGGATTGTGTGCACATGGCGAGGACACCTACACCACCCACCTTGTCTCCACCAGCCATAACCTTGGGGAATGGAGAGGCCCTTAATTCAGATGATCCTTTGTCAG AACATGGGGGACTGCCTTCAGTGACATCATCAGTCAGTGCCTCAGTAATTAAATCTCCATCTGATCCTTCACATGCCTCTATTCCACCACCACCTCTTTTGCTTCCAGCAGCAACAACAAGGAGCAACAGCACCTCAATGCCCAACAGCATTCCTAGCCTAGAAAATAAACCTCCACAGGCTATTGTTAAACCCCAGATCCTGACCCATGTCATCGAAGGCTTTGTGATTCAGGAGGGGTTGGAGCCATTCCCT GTCAGTCGTTCATCTTTGCTGGTGGAACAGCCTGCAGAAAAAAGGTTGCTGGTGGAGGGTCAGATCATGAGTGTTGTGTGTGTGGAGTCAGACTTGCAGAACACGAAACATGCAGACAACTCATCGGACACAGAGATCGAGGATATGATTGCAGaag AGGGACTGGATGAAATCGAAAATGAACTTCTGAAGTGTGAATTTTGTGGGAAAATGGGATATCCCAATAAGTTTCTACGATCAAAAAGATTCTGCTCCACATCCTGTGCCAAAAG GCACAGCCTTAGTTgcactaagaaatttgggctgTTTACATCAGACAAGACCAGTCGTTGGAATCGGAAGTCAGATAGCCAAAGTCTTGGGCGACGCGGGCGTCGGCCGAGCGGCCCTGAGGGGGCGTCACGAGAGCATTTTCTTAGACAG CTTCCAATTACTTATCCATCTGCAGAAGAGGAGCTGGCTCCTCACGAAGACGCTGTTCCAACGGCCATGACCACGCGGCTGCGGAGGCAGAGTGAGAGGGAGAGGGAAcgggagctgagggagctgaggatCCGGAAAATGCCAGAGAGCATCGACCTGTTGCCAGTGGTGCAAACTGACCCCTCAGTGTGGACTGTGGATGAAGTTTGGGCCTTTATCCATTCTTTGCCTG GTTGTCAAGATATTGCAGATGAATTTAGAGCACAAGAAATTGATGGACAAGCTCTCCTTTTGTTGAAGGAGGATCACCTAATGAGTGCAATGAATATTAAGCTTGGACCTGCATTGAAAATCTGTGCACGTATCAATTCCTTGAAGGAATCCTAG